Proteins found in one Herbiconiux sp. A18JL235 genomic segment:
- a CDS encoding ECF transporter S component, producing the protein MHSTVNTSTTSAAATSGRRRPNLRWRVVDIVVASVVGVAAGLIFWAWGIGYTPIATPLEALLPGAQSLTGGVWLFAGVLGGLIIRKPGAAIYTELVAAAVSALVGTQWGPLTLVSGLVQGLGAEIVFAAFLYANYRVYVAVLAGAGAGLALGINDSILWYPGLGSTFYAVYITCAVIGGAIVAGLLSWVIARALARTGALNRFAAGREVTARA; encoded by the coding sequence GTGCATTCCACCGTCAACACCAGCACCACCTCCGCCGCCGCGACCTCCGGCCGCCGCCGTCCGAACCTCCGCTGGCGGGTCGTCGACATCGTCGTGGCCAGCGTCGTCGGCGTCGCCGCCGGGCTCATCTTCTGGGCCTGGGGCATCGGCTACACACCGATCGCCACGCCGCTCGAAGCGCTGCTCCCGGGCGCCCAATCGCTCACCGGCGGCGTCTGGCTGTTCGCCGGGGTGCTCGGCGGGCTCATCATCCGCAAGCCGGGTGCCGCCATCTACACCGAGCTCGTTGCCGCCGCGGTGTCGGCGCTCGTCGGCACGCAGTGGGGCCCCCTCACCCTGGTGTCGGGCCTCGTGCAGGGGCTCGGCGCCGAGATCGTGTTCGCCGCCTTCCTCTACGCGAACTACCGTGTGTACGTGGCGGTGCTGGCCGGCGCCGGCGCCGGTCTCGCACTCGGCATCAACGACTCCATCCTCTGGTACCCGGGGCTCGGCAGCACCTTCTACGCCGTCTACATCACCTGCGCCGTCATCGGCGGCGCGATCGTCGCGGGCCTGCTGTCGTGGGTGATCGCGAGGGCGCTCGCCCGCACGGGGGCGCTCAACCGCTTCGCCGCCGGTCGCGAGGTGACGGCGCGGGCGTGA
- a CDS encoding metallopeptidase family protein, with translation MVEMTPDEFEEIVSDELDRLPDDMLDGLENVVFVVDDRPEDGSLDLLGLYDGVAVTERGQYGFGEMPDRITLYRESLLAICDDLDEVRDQVHITLVHEIAHYYGIDDARLHELGWD, from the coding sequence ATGGTCGAGATGACGCCCGACGAGTTCGAAGAGATCGTCTCCGACGAACTCGACCGCCTCCCCGACGACATGCTCGATGGCCTCGAGAACGTCGTGTTCGTCGTCGACGACAGGCCAGAAGACGGCTCGCTCGACCTGCTCGGCCTCTACGACGGCGTCGCCGTCACCGAACGCGGCCAGTACGGCTTCGGCGAGATGCCCGATCGCATCACCCTCTACCGCGAGTCGCTCCTCGCCATCTGCGACGACCTCGACGAGGTGCGCGACCAGGTGCACATCACACTCGTGCACGAGATCGCCCACTACTACGGGATCGACGACGCCCGCCTGCACGAACTCGGCTGGGACTGA
- a CDS encoding energy-coupling factor transporter transmembrane protein EcfT: protein MNAVNPVAKLAASLLLSALLIVTIDWVSAAVALALESILFVWAGLAPRAFFRRTLAIWIAAPLAGVTTLLYGVASGTTYLEFWLVHVTDGSIALAVATTLRILAVGLPAVVLFATIDPTDLADGLAQVWHLPSRFVLGALAGMRLIGLFLDDWRQLELARRARGLGDLGRVRRFASQAFALLVLSIRRGSKLATAMEARGFGGTTTRTWARVSVFGAREWMLVAAGAGIGAVALSVSLATGSINFVIG from the coding sequence ATGAACGCCGTGAACCCGGTGGCGAAGCTCGCCGCCTCGTTGCTGCTCAGCGCGCTGCTCATCGTCACCATCGACTGGGTGTCGGCGGCGGTCGCGCTCGCCCTCGAGAGCATCCTCTTCGTCTGGGCAGGGCTCGCGCCGCGCGCCTTCTTCAGGCGTACCCTCGCGATCTGGATAGCCGCGCCGCTCGCGGGAGTGACCACACTGCTCTACGGGGTCGCCTCCGGCACGACGTACCTCGAGTTCTGGCTCGTGCACGTCACCGACGGGTCGATCGCGCTGGCTGTTGCGACCACCCTCCGCATTCTCGCCGTGGGGCTGCCCGCCGTGGTGCTCTTCGCCACCATCGACCCGACCGACCTCGCCGATGGGCTGGCTCAGGTCTGGCACCTGCCCAGCCGGTTCGTGCTCGGGGCACTCGCCGGCATGCGCCTCATCGGCTTGTTCCTCGACGACTGGCGACAGCTCGAACTCGCCCGCCGCGCCCGCGGGCTCGGCGACCTGGGGCGGGTGCGCCGCTTCGCGAGCCAGGCCTTCGCGCTGCTCGTGCTCTCCATCCGGCGCGGCAGCAAGCTGGCCACGGCGATGGAGGCGCGGGGCTTCGGCGGCACCACGACCCGCACCTGGGCGCGGGTGTCGGTGTTCGGAGCCCGGGAGTGGATGCTCGTCGCCGCCGGAGCCGGCATCGGAGCGGTGGCGCTCAGCGTGTCGTTAGCGACCGGCTCGATCAACTTCGTCATCGGATGA
- a CDS encoding AAA family ATPase — translation MTVILIDGPSGSGKTALAQRLLAEWAGADRPTLVHLDDIYPGWDGLDAASAHVAEHLLRPLRAGRPARWQRWDWAADRPAEWVDVDPAHPLVVEGCGALSAENAALADLRVWVETDDDERKRRALARDGELYAREWDRWERQWRQFVARENPRERATVVVPT, via the coding sequence ATGACCGTCATCCTCATCGACGGGCCGAGCGGCTCGGGCAAGACCGCGCTCGCGCAGCGGCTGCTCGCGGAGTGGGCCGGCGCCGACCGGCCCACACTCGTGCACCTCGACGACATCTACCCCGGTTGGGATGGTCTCGACGCCGCGAGCGCCCACGTCGCCGAACACCTGCTGAGGCCGCTGCGGGCGGGTCGACCCGCACGGTGGCAGCGCTGGGACTGGGCCGCCGACCGGCCGGCGGAGTGGGTCGACGTCGACCCCGCGCATCCGCTCGTCGTCGAAGGCTGCGGAGCGCTGAGCGCTGAGAATGCGGCGCTGGCCGACCTGCGCGTCTGGGTCGAGACCGACGACGACGAACGCAAGCGCCGGGCGCTCGCCCGAGACGGCGAGCTCTACGCCCGCGAGTGGGACAGGTGGGAGCGACAGTGGCGGCAGTTCGTAGCGCGGGAGAACCCGCGGGAGCGGGCGACGGTGGTCGTGCCGACCTGA
- the glgX gene encoding glycogen debranching protein GlgX, giving the protein MESWPGSAYPLGATYDGSGTNFALFSEVAERVQLCLFDDDGNETCVDLTEVDAFVWHAYLPLVQPGQRYGYRVHGPYDPENGLRCNPNKLLLDPYAKATSGEIDWDQSLFSYTFGDPDSRNDDDSASHMTYGVVINPFFDWAGDRKLRIPYSQSVIYEAHVKGLTELHPDVPEEQRGTYAGLAHPKVIEHLLKLGITAIELMPVHQFVNDSTLIDKGLSNYWGYNTIGFFAPQSTYASAGDRGQQVQEFKGMVKSLHAAGIEVILDVVYNHTAEGNHLGPTISFRGIDNAAYYRLVEDDQRYYMDYTGTGNTLNVRHPHSLQLIMDSLRYWVTEMHVDGFRFDLASALAREFYDVDRLSTFFELVQQDPVVSQVKLIAEPWDVGPGGYQVGNFPPQWTEWNGKYRDTVRDFWRGEPSTLGEFASRFTGSADLYEHSGRRPVASINFVTAHDGFTLRDLVSYNEKHNDANGEDNNDGESHNRSWNSGAEGPTDDPEVLALRARQQRNFIATLVLSQGVPMILHGDELGRTQEGNNNTYAQDSPLSWVHWDSEDLPLIEFTAAVLRLRKEHPTFRRSRFFDGRPVKRGAGEPLPDIVWLNSDASEMQPEEWDSPLSRAVGVFLNGNGIRARDARGQQLTDVHFLIYFNAHDEDQEFTLPSIEYGESWDIVIDTAGGAADATALEASSTLSVGGRSLVVLRAHREPEVEPDHSVAASLSAQADTTTIVIPTTPSVG; this is encoded by the coding sequence ATGGAATCGTGGCCAGGATCGGCCTACCCGCTCGGCGCCACCTACGACGGCAGCGGCACCAACTTCGCCCTCTTCAGCGAGGTGGCCGAGCGCGTGCAACTCTGTCTCTTCGACGACGACGGGAACGAGACCTGCGTCGATCTGACGGAGGTCGACGCCTTCGTCTGGCACGCCTACCTGCCCCTGGTGCAGCCCGGCCAGCGCTACGGCTACCGCGTGCACGGCCCGTACGACCCCGAGAACGGGCTGCGCTGCAACCCCAACAAGCTGCTCCTCGACCCCTACGCGAAGGCGACGAGCGGTGAGATCGACTGGGACCAGTCGCTGTTCTCCTACACCTTCGGAGACCCCGACTCCCGCAACGACGACGACTCCGCGTCGCACATGACCTACGGGGTGGTCATCAACCCGTTCTTCGACTGGGCGGGTGACCGCAAGCTCCGCATCCCCTACAGCCAGAGCGTCATCTACGAAGCCCACGTCAAGGGCCTCACCGAGCTGCACCCCGATGTCCCCGAAGAGCAGCGGGGCACCTACGCGGGCCTCGCGCATCCGAAGGTCATCGAGCATCTGCTGAAGCTCGGCATCACGGCGATCGAGCTCATGCCCGTGCATCAGTTCGTGAACGACTCGACGCTCATCGACAAGGGACTCAGCAACTACTGGGGCTACAACACCATCGGCTTCTTCGCTCCTCAGTCGACCTACGCGTCGGCGGGCGACCGCGGGCAGCAGGTGCAGGAGTTCAAGGGCATGGTGAAGTCGCTTCACGCGGCGGGCATCGAGGTCATCCTCGACGTGGTCTACAACCACACCGCGGAAGGCAACCACCTCGGCCCGACCATCAGTTTCCGCGGCATCGACAACGCCGCCTACTACCGCCTGGTGGAAGACGACCAGCGGTACTACATGGACTACACCGGCACGGGGAACACCCTCAACGTGCGCCACCCGCACTCGCTGCAGCTCATCATGGACTCGCTGCGCTACTGGGTGACCGAGATGCACGTCGACGGCTTCCGCTTCGACCTCGCCAGTGCGCTGGCGCGGGAGTTCTACGACGTCGACCGCCTCTCTACCTTCTTCGAGCTCGTGCAGCAAGACCCGGTGGTGTCGCAGGTGAAGCTCATCGCCGAACCGTGGGACGTCGGCCCCGGCGGCTACCAGGTGGGCAACTTCCCCCCGCAGTGGACGGAGTGGAACGGCAAGTACCGCGACACCGTGCGCGACTTCTGGCGCGGCGAACCGTCGACGCTCGGTGAGTTCGCCAGCCGCTTCACCGGCTCGGCCGACCTCTACGAGCACTCCGGCCGCCGTCCGGTGGCGTCGATCAACTTCGTCACCGCCCACGACGGCTTCACGCTGCGCGACCTGGTCTCGTACAACGAGAAGCACAACGACGCCAACGGCGAAGACAACAATGACGGCGAATCGCACAACCGCTCGTGGAACTCCGGCGCGGAGGGCCCCACCGACGACCCCGAGGTGCTCGCACTGCGGGCACGGCAGCAGCGCAACTTCATCGCGACGCTCGTGCTCTCGCAGGGTGTGCCGATGATCCTCCACGGCGACGAGCTCGGTCGCACCCAGGAGGGCAACAACAACACCTACGCGCAGGACTCGCCGCTGTCGTGGGTGCACTGGGACAGCGAAGACCTGCCGCTCATCGAGTTCACCGCGGCGGTGCTGCGTCTGCGGAAGGAGCATCCGACCTTCCGGCGCAGCCGCTTCTTCGACGGCCGCCCCGTCAAGCGCGGCGCCGGCGAGCCCCTGCCCGACATCGTCTGGCTGAACTCCGACGCCAGCGAGATGCAGCCCGAGGAGTGGGATTCGCCGCTCTCGCGCGCCGTCGGGGTGTTCCTCAACGGAAACGGCATCAGGGCACGGGATGCGCGGGGGCAGCAGCTCACCGACGTGCACTTCCTCATCTACTTCAACGCTCACGACGAAGACCAGGAGTTCACGCTCCCGTCGATCGAGTACGGCGAGAGCTGGGACATCGTGATCGACACGGCGGGCGGCGCGGCCGACGCGACGGCGCTCGAAGCCTCCTCGACCCTCTCGGTCGGCGGCAGGTCGCTCGTCGTGCTCCGCGCCCACCGCGAACCCGAGGTCGAACCCGACCACTCCGTCGCGGCCTCGCTGTCGGCGCAGGCGGACACCACCACCATCGTCATCCCCACCACACCGTCGGTCGGCTGA
- the orn gene encoding oligoribonuclease, with translation MSAPSDRLVWIDCEMTGLDLDVDELVEVAVVVTDFDLNLVDPGFAIVIKPDDSALANMNDFVTTMHETSGLAEEIPHGVTLADAEYQVLEYILKFVPGAQQAPLAGNTIGTDRAFLAKFMPRVDSHLHYRSIDVSSIKELARRWFPRVYFNAPEKAGGHRALADILESIRELQYYRKAVFIAEPGPSSAELKTVSADVVSEFASRL, from the coding sequence ATGAGTGCTCCTTCCGACCGACTGGTGTGGATCGACTGCGAGATGACGGGGCTCGACCTCGACGTCGACGAGCTGGTGGAGGTGGCGGTCGTCGTGACCGACTTCGACCTCAACCTCGTCGACCCGGGCTTCGCCATCGTCATCAAGCCCGACGACTCCGCGCTGGCGAACATGAACGACTTCGTCACCACGATGCACGAGACCAGCGGCCTCGCCGAGGAGATCCCCCACGGCGTGACCCTCGCCGACGCCGAGTACCAGGTGCTCGAGTACATCCTGAAGTTCGTCCCCGGCGCCCAGCAGGCCCCCCTGGCCGGCAACACCATCGGCACCGACCGCGCCTTCCTCGCGAAGTTCATGCCCCGCGTCGACTCCCACCTGCACTACCGCAGCATCGACGTCTCCTCCATCAAGGAGCTCGCCCGCCGCTGGTTCCCGCGGGTCTACTTCAACGCCCCAGAGAAGGCGGGCGGGCACCGTGCCCTCGCCGACATCCTCGAGTCGATCCGCGAACTGCAGTACTACCGCAAGGCGGTGTTCATCGCCGAACCCGGCCCGAGCTCGGCCGAGCTGAAGACGGTCTCGGCCGACGTGGTGTCGGAGTTCGCCTCGCGTTTGTAA
- a CDS encoding SCO4848 family membrane protein, protein MITTLAILLFVNAGWNALVWPQFFKRITRDPRSRDAQGKPTRFLVVHVVLIAVSLVIALASLLAGIAALAGAW, encoded by the coding sequence ATGATCACGACACTCGCCATCCTTCTCTTCGTCAACGCCGGCTGGAACGCCCTCGTCTGGCCCCAGTTCTTCAAGCGCATCACCCGCGACCCGCGTTCCCGCGACGCTCAGGGCAAGCCCACCCGCTTCCTCGTCGTGCACGTCGTGCTCATCGCCGTCTCGCTCGTCATCGCCCTCGCCTCTCTCCTCGCCGGCATCGCCGCCCTCGCCGGCGCCTGGTAA
- a CDS encoding D-alanyl-D-alanine carboxypeptidase family protein: MADSSAAWKALRAVGIVVGVFVILGIGVYGPATLVGPLPTASAALAEAPNEASGAFTPAMPETGASAVVADVATPVLATGGLDEAVPIAGTAKVVTALVVLSERPLLAGSDGPDIPITPADVSEYNRFVAESARAVPVSAGEWWSQREVMEAMLLGSSNNHADLLAKWAFGSVDAYLEAADAWLAARGLDGITLVDTNGLDEDDVGTASDLARVSALAFSEASIAEIMRLDTASLPGGRSVDNRASYQSELGYTGISRSYTDEAGVCFLFALDPSGGAAEAGAQADTDTPPALIYGAFLREPDWDTLDADLADLAASAAGTVAPTPVVSEGQSFVTYTTPWGETAHGVATSTESQLVWVTTPLEYQVDAKQLSTGVKGEEVGTVTVTTPDGPVTVRLELDGRIGDPGPLWRLLNPVPVITAFIDSRTQD, from the coding sequence ATGGCGGATTCCTCGGCGGCCTGGAAGGCCCTGCGCGCAGTCGGCATCGTCGTGGGCGTCTTCGTCATCCTCGGAATCGGCGTCTACGGTCCGGCGACACTCGTCGGCCCCCTGCCCACCGCCTCCGCCGCCCTCGCCGAGGCCCCGAACGAGGCGAGCGGAGCGTTCACACCCGCGATGCCCGAGACCGGCGCCTCGGCCGTCGTCGCCGACGTCGCCACCCCGGTGCTCGCCACCGGCGGCCTCGACGAAGCGGTGCCGATCGCCGGAACCGCCAAGGTCGTCACCGCCCTGGTCGTGCTGAGCGAGCGCCCCCTGCTCGCCGGGAGCGACGGACCCGACATCCCGATCACCCCGGCCGATGTCTCGGAGTACAACCGGTTCGTCGCCGAGAGCGCCCGCGCCGTTCCGGTCTCGGCCGGCGAGTGGTGGTCGCAGCGCGAGGTGATGGAGGCGATGCTGCTCGGCTCGAGCAACAACCACGCCGACCTGCTCGCGAAGTGGGCCTTCGGCTCGGTCGACGCCTATCTCGAAGCCGCCGACGCCTGGCTCGCGGCGCGAGGCCTCGACGGCATCACACTCGTCGACACCAACGGCCTCGACGAAGACGACGTGGGCACCGCATCCGACCTCGCCCGGGTGAGCGCCCTCGCCTTCTCGGAGGCCTCGATCGCGGAGATCATGAGGCTCGACACGGCGTCGCTGCCGGGCGGACGCTCGGTCGACAACCGCGCCTCCTACCAGTCCGAGCTCGGCTACACCGGCATCTCGCGCAGCTACACCGACGAGGCGGGGGTCTGCTTCCTCTTCGCCCTCGACCCGAGCGGCGGAGCTGCGGAGGCCGGCGCCCAGGCCGACACCGACACCCCACCCGCCCTCATCTACGGAGCGTTCCTGCGAGAACCCGATTGGGACACCCTCGACGCCGACCTCGCCGACCTCGCCGCCTCTGCCGCGGGCACCGTCGCCCCCACCCCCGTGGTGAGCGAGGGCCAGAGCTTCGTCACCTACACCACCCCGTGGGGCGAGACCGCCCACGGCGTCGCCACCTCGACCGAGTCGCAACTGGTGTGGGTGACGACACCGCTCGAGTACCAGGTCGACGCGAAGCAGCTCTCCACCGGCGTGAAGGGCGAAGAGGTGGGCACCGTCACGGTGACGACACCCGACGGCCCGGTCACGGTGCGTCTCGAGCTCGACGGCCGCATCGGCGACCCGGGCCCGCTCTGGCGCCTCCTCAACCCGGTGCCCGTCATCACGGCGTTCATCGACTCGCGCACCCAGGACTGA
- a CDS encoding GNAT family N-acetyltransferase — MHRLTEKNIDRLREWEPWAQGEQSEPGQAAFTRVQLDRFVRGEVVPTVILRGGEPIGSASLTLDEYLANAELGYWIDRHEEGRGIVSRACSALIEHAAELGIRRVEIRTAERNRRSCRVAERLGFAREGLLRQALPIGESRLDVALYGLLV, encoded by the coding sequence ATGCACCGGCTGACGGAGAAGAACATCGACCGGTTGCGGGAGTGGGAGCCGTGGGCACAGGGTGAGCAGAGCGAGCCCGGCCAGGCCGCCTTCACTCGAGTTCAGCTCGATCGGTTCGTTCGCGGCGAGGTGGTTCCCACGGTCATTCTCCGAGGCGGCGAGCCCATCGGCTCCGCGTCGCTCACACTCGACGAGTACCTGGCGAACGCAGAACTGGGTTACTGGATCGACCGGCACGAGGAGGGGCGAGGGATCGTCTCGCGAGCCTGCTCGGCCCTCATCGAGCACGCCGCCGAACTCGGCATTCGGAGAGTGGAGATCCGCACGGCGGAGCGCAACCGCCGCAGCTGCCGTGTCGCCGAGCGACTCGGCTTCGCTAGGGAGGGCTTGTTGCGCCAGGCGCTGCCGATCGGCGAGAGTCGGCTCGACGTCGCTCTCTACGGTCTTCTCGTCTGA
- a CDS encoding ABC transporter ATP-binding protein yields MRARSWGWRHAGRESWALRGVDLAIEPGERVLLLGASGAGKSTLVHAFAGVLGGADEGEEEGTLEVGGTDARHARGRVGLLLQDPDSQLVLARVGDDVAFGCENLGVPRERIWPRVERALDSVGLGELALDHSTSALSGGQKQRVALAGVMAMLPGVVLLDEPTANLDPEGVVEVRDVVSRVVGETGATLVVIEHRVDVWLDVVDRVVVLEPGGGVLADGTPHQVLRERGAELARDGVWVPGIDPLAGRRVRRGDGHGAAASLSMGAGAGAGAGAATSAESFAPPAAAPAGAELLTTRDLTVTRAPGAPVARVGDTVVTTGRAVAVTGRNGAGKSTFALTLSGLLPPAGGEVLASERLRGVDGRERDLHERAATSIRSLLGRRRRASVPGVHPGDWGSKQVLTRIGVVFQDPEHQFVTGSVRAELEVSLRALGLPDAEIAERVAEVAGRLRLDRLLAANPYTLSGGEKRRLSVASALVARPAALVLDEPTFGQDSRTWAELVLLLGAQLDRGTALVAVTHDRAFVEALADLEVVIG; encoded by the coding sequence CTGCGCGCCCGCTCGTGGGGCTGGCGGCACGCCGGCCGCGAGTCGTGGGCGCTGCGCGGAGTCGACCTCGCCATCGAGCCGGGTGAGCGGGTGCTGCTGCTCGGCGCCTCCGGCGCCGGCAAATCGACCCTCGTGCACGCCTTCGCGGGCGTTCTCGGCGGTGCCGACGAGGGCGAGGAGGAGGGCACCCTCGAGGTGGGCGGCACGGATGCGCGGCACGCCAGAGGGCGCGTCGGCCTGCTCCTGCAAGACCCCGACTCGCAACTCGTGCTGGCGCGGGTGGGCGACGACGTCGCCTTCGGGTGCGAGAACCTCGGCGTTCCGCGCGAGCGGATCTGGCCGCGGGTCGAGCGGGCGCTCGACTCGGTCGGGCTCGGAGAGCTCGCCCTCGACCACTCGACCTCCGCGCTCTCGGGAGGGCAGAAGCAACGGGTGGCGCTCGCCGGGGTGATGGCGATGCTGCCCGGAGTCGTGCTGCTCGACGAGCCGACCGCGAACCTCGACCCCGAGGGGGTCGTCGAGGTGCGCGACGTCGTGTCGCGGGTGGTCGGCGAGACCGGGGCCACCCTCGTGGTGATCGAGCACCGGGTCGACGTGTGGCTCGACGTCGTCGACCGGGTGGTCGTGCTCGAGCCGGGCGGGGGAGTTCTCGCCGACGGCACCCCCCATCAGGTGCTGCGGGAGCGCGGCGCGGAGCTCGCGCGGGACGGCGTGTGGGTGCCGGGCATCGACCCGCTCGCGGGGCGACGGGTGCGTCGCGGCGACGGCCACGGTGCCGCTGCGAGCTTGAGCATGGGCGCGGGCGCGGGTGCGGGTGCGGGCGCCGCGACGAGCGCGGAGTCGTTCGCCCCACCCGCAGCTGCGCCCGCAGGCGCCGAGCTGCTCACCACGCGCGACCTCACCGTCACGCGGGCGCCCGGCGCGCCCGTAGCCCGGGTCGGCGACACGGTCGTCACCACCGGGCGGGCCGTCGCGGTCACCGGGCGCAACGGGGCGGGCAAGTCGACGTTCGCACTCACCCTCTCGGGGCTCCTGCCGCCCGCGGGCGGCGAGGTGCTCGCCTCGGAGCGCCTCCGGGGTGTCGACGGCCGAGAGCGCGACCTCCACGAACGGGCAGCGACGAGCATCCGTTCCCTTCTCGGGCGACGCCGGCGCGCATCCGTTCCCGGCGTGCACCCGGGCGACTGGGGTTCGAAGCAGGTGCTGACCCGCATCGGAGTGGTGTTCCAAGACCCCGAGCACCAGTTCGTCACCGGGTCGGTGCGCGCCGAGCTCGAGGTCTCGCTGCGCGCGCTCGGCCTGCCCGACGCCGAGATCGCGGAGCGGGTCGCCGAGGTGGCGGGGCGTCTGCGACTCGACCGGCTGCTCGCCGCCAACCCCTACACGCTCTCGGGCGGCGAGAAGCGCCGACTCTCGGTGGCGTCGGCGCTCGTCGCGCGGCCCGCCGCGCTCGTGCTCGACGAGCCCACCTTCGGGCAGGACTCCCGCACCTGGGCCGAGCTCGTGCTGCTCCTCGGCGCGCAGCTCGACCGGGGCACCGCGCTCGTCGCCGTCACCCACGACCGCGCCTTCGTGGAGGCGCTCGCCGACCTCGAGGTGGTGATCGGATGA
- the msrA gene encoding peptide-methionine (S)-S-oxide reductase MsrA, with protein sequence MHTFVLAGGCFWCLDAVYRTLEGVSEVVSGYTGGGVPNPTYEQVCTGTTGQAEAVAVTFDPAVIPDDVILDVFFTLHDPRQLNRQGNDIGTQYRSAMFYDGEEQKALFEQALKRADDLWDGGIVTTLEPLGEFYRAEEYHQDFFAKNPGQGYCMAVALPKVNKVRKAYAKYIKAA encoded by the coding sequence ATGCACACTTTCGTTCTCGCAGGAGGCTGCTTCTGGTGCCTCGACGCCGTCTACCGCACCCTTGAGGGAGTGAGCGAGGTGGTCTCCGGCTACACCGGCGGCGGCGTGCCGAACCCCACCTACGAGCAGGTCTGCACCGGAACCACCGGTCAGGCGGAGGCCGTCGCCGTCACCTTCGACCCCGCCGTCATCCCCGACGACGTCATCCTCGACGTCTTCTTCACCCTCCACGACCCGCGCCAGCTCAACCGCCAGGGCAACGACATCGGCACGCAGTACCGTTCGGCCATGTTCTACGACGGCGAGGAGCAGAAGGCGCTGTTCGAACAGGCCCTGAAGCGTGCCGACGATCTCTGGGACGGCGGCATCGTCACCACCCTCGAGCCGCTCGGCGAGTTCTACCGCGCCGAGGAGTACCACCAGGACTTCTTCGCCAAGAACCCCGGTCAGGGCTACTGCATGGCGGTCGCGCTGCCCAAGGTGAACAAGGTGCGCAAGGCCTACGCCAAGTACATCAAGGCGGCCTGA
- a CDS encoding single-stranded DNA-binding protein, with translation MPDLITVTGVVATPPRHVTTNSGLEITSFRLASTQRRYDREQNKWVDGETNWYSVSGFRHLALNLVGSVQVGQPLVISGRLRVRTWDNGERTGTSVDIEAEAVGHDLARGTAVFTRVLANPGPPASPVVTDAVAGSVETASPAAGPGGDVDAAGWAAPGLGGSLSGGSGLGLGESDGHPDAEAEHEGADSPAELFDPSDKPDDAALLPF, from the coding sequence ATGCCCGACCTCATCACCGTCACCGGAGTCGTCGCGACCCCGCCCCGTCACGTCACCACGAACTCCGGTCTCGAGATCACGAGTTTCCGCCTGGCCTCCACACAGCGCCGCTACGACCGCGAGCAGAACAAGTGGGTCGACGGCGAGACCAACTGGTACTCGGTGTCGGGCTTCCGGCACCTCGCCCTGAATCTCGTCGGCTCGGTGCAGGTCGGGCAGCCGCTCGTCATCTCGGGTCGCCTTCGCGTGCGCACGTGGGACAACGGGGAGCGCACCGGCACGAGCGTCGACATCGAGGCCGAGGCGGTCGGGCACGACCTGGCGCGCGGCACCGCGGTGTTCACCCGGGTGCTCGCGAACCCCGGGCCTCCCGCGTCGCCCGTGGTGACGGATGCTGTGGCCGGTTCGGTCGAGACCGCCTCGCCGGCCGCCGGCCCGGGTGGCGACGTCGATGCCGCCGGGTGGGCGGCACCGGGTCTCGGCGGCTCGCTCTCGGGTGGCTCGGGCCTCGGTCTCGGCGAGAGCGACGGCCACCCCGATGCGGAGGCGGAGCACGAGGGCGCCGACAGCCCCGCCGAACTCTTCGACCCGTCCGACAAGCCCGACGACGCGGCCCTTCTGCCGTTCTGA